ACTCGAAGGCCGTCAGCGTGACGGGGGGAACCAATGCAGTCCTCATGTCGCTTCGAATAATGGCGGCGCCGGCGTGCTGGAGCCAGCGTTCGGTGTGGTCGCGGGAGAGTTCGGGCTCGGTGTAGGTTGTCGATCCTTCGGCGGCCAGCGCGGCGAGCAAGACGGCGGACTTGACCTGCGCCGAGGCGATCGGCGAGGTATAGTCGATGCCGTGAAGCTTGCGGCCGGCAACGCGCACGGGCGGGCGGTCGTCATCGGAGCGCGTTTGGATATCGGCGCCCATGAGCAGGAGCGGCGCGGTGACGCGGCGCACCGGGCGGCGACTGAGGGAGTTATCGCCGGTCAGTTCGCAATGCAACTGGGAGCCGGCAAGGATGCCGAGCATCAGGCGCAAAGTCGTGCCGGAGTTGGCGCAATACAATTCAGCGGCGGGTTGACGGAAGGCACTGAGTCCGTGACCGTCGATGGTCGCGATGCCGTTGCGAATCGTAATTGGGACGCCCAATTTACCGAGGACCGCGGCTGTGGCGGCGACATCAGCGCCGAGCGAGAGGTTGCGAACGCGCGATTTGCCCTGCGCGAGCGCGGCAAACATGAGGGCGCGGTGCGACAGGGATTTGTCGCCGCGCAGGGTGATCTCTCCTCGCAGTGGTCGTTTCATTCCGGGATCGGCTCCGAATGAGTTGTCAGCAAGCGACGAAAGGCATCTTCATCGCCGGCGTCAAGCGCTTTTTGCGCCTGATCAAGAGAGTGGCGGAGACGCTGGAGACTGCGGCGCAGGTGGGGAGCGTTGTGCCAAAG
This portion of the Candidatus Zixiibacteriota bacterium genome encodes:
- a CDS encoding 3-phosphoshikimate 1-carboxyvinyltransferase (catalyzes the formation of 5-O-(1-carboxyvinyl)-3-phosphoshikimate from phosphoenolpyruvate and 3-phosphoshikimate in tryptophan biosynthesis) — encoded protein: MKRPLRGEITLRGDKSLSHRALMFAALAQGKSRVRNLSLGADVAATAAVLGKLGVPITIRNGIATIDGHGLSAFRQPAAELYCANSGTTLRLMLGILAGSQLHCELTGDNSLSRRPVRRVTAPLLLMGADIQTRSDDDRPPVRVAGRKLHGIDYTSPIASAQVKSAVLLAALAAEGSTTYTEPELSRDHTERWLQHAGAAIIRSDMRTALVPPVTLTAFE